The following are encoded together in the Macadamia integrifolia cultivar HAES 741 chromosome 10, SCU_Mint_v3, whole genome shotgun sequence genome:
- the LOC122091150 gene encoding probable aspartic proteinase GIP2: MRRDHKWRCGLPPVINKLNMAFALRFMLFLSSLLLHLLLLSSLFDAKQYSFRPKALVLPVSKDASTLQYLTSIKQRTPLVSVNVVIDLGGQSLWVDCQKVYHSSSYRPARCHSSQCSLAKSSGCSDCHYARRPGCNNNTCGVIIDNTVAIYVTDGMIGDDVVSIQSTDGSNPGRIVTVSHFLFNCGRTFFLEGLARGAKGMAGLGRTGVSLPSQFAAAFSLPKKFAICLSSSTLSNGVLFFGDGPYKFLPAVDVSTILIYTKLFINPFSTATAHPFGVASTEYFIGVKSIKVNDKAVSLNTSLLSISSSTGYGGTKISTVNPYTMMETSIYKAVTQAFIKAAASRNITRVGAVSPFGVCFSSKNVGSTRVGPAVPWIDLVLESESLYWRIFGANSMVEVSNDVVCLGFLDGGSNPMTSIVIGGYQVENNLLQFDLAKSKLGFSSSLLFRQTTCANFNFTSTA, encoded by the coding sequence ATGAGACGCGACCATAAATGGAGGTGTGGCCTTCCACCAGTGATTAACAAACTAAACATGGCTTTCGCTCTTAGATTCATGCTTTTCTtatcttctctgcttcttcatcttcttctcctctcttctctcttcgaTGCAAAACAGTACTCCTTCCGCCCCAAGGCTCTTGTCCTTCCGGTCTCCAAAGATGCTTCCACGCTACAATACCTAACCAGTATCAAACAGAGAACTCCACTCGTATCCGTCAATGTTGTCATCGATTTGGGAGGTCAGTCCCTCTGGGTTGATTGCCAGAAAGTCTACCACTCATCCTCCTACCGCCCTGCCCGTTGCCACTCCTCCCAGTGCTCCCTAGCTAAGTCCAGCGGGTGCAGCGATTGCCACTATGCTCGTAGGCCTGGTTGCAACAACAACACCTGCGGTGTCATCATAGACAACACCGTCGCTATCTACGTCACCGATGGAATGATCGGAGATGACGTGGTTTCCATCCAATCCACCGATGGGTCCAACCCTGGCCGGATCGTTACCGTATCTCACTTCCTCTTCAACTGCGGTCGTACCTTCTTCTTAGAGGGCCTCGCCCGCGGCGCCAAAGGAATGGCCGGACTCGGTCGCACCGGTGTCTCATTACCCTCTCAGTTCGCCGCCGCTTTTAGCTTACCCAAGAAATTCGCAATCTGCCTCTCGTCGTCTACCTTATCCAACGGTGTCTTATTCTTCGGTGATGGGCCCTACAAATTCCTCCCGGCTGTAGATGTCTCCACCATTCTCATCTATACCAAGCTGTTCATCAACCCCTTTAGCACCGCAACGGCTCACCCATTTGGTGTTGCATCGACGGAGTACTTCATCGGAGTCAAGTCCATCAAAGTTAACGACAAGGCCGTGTCGCTGAATACATCCTTGCTGTCCATCAGCAGCAGCACCGGCTACGGTGGGACCAAGATCAGCACCGTCAACCCCTACACCATGATGGAGACATCCATATACAAGGCCGTGACCCAGGCTTTCATCAAGGCGGCCGCGTCCAGGAACATCACCAGAGTAGGGGCTGTGTCACCATTTGGAGTGTGCTTCAGCTCCAAAAACGTCGGCAGCACCCGAGTAGGACCGGCGGTGCCGTGGATCGATCTGGTGCTTGAGAGTGAGAGCTTGTACTGGAGGATATTCGGGGCAAACTCGATGGTGGAGGTGAGCAACGATGTGGTCTGTCTTGGGTTCTTGGATGGAGGTTCCAACCCCATGACATCTATAGTGATAGGTGGGTATCAGGTGGAGAACAACCTTCTACAGTTCGATCTGGCCAAGTCCAAGCTTGGATTtagttcttctcttctcttcagaCAAACCACTTGTGCCAACTTCAACTTCACTTCCACCGCTTGA
- the LOC122091293 gene encoding probable aspartic proteinase GIP2, translating into MAFSLRFMLFSSLLLHLLFLTSEAKQSYRPKALVLPVSKDASTLQYLTTINQRTPLVSVNVVLDLGGQDLWVDCDQGYNSTTYRPARCHSSQCSLAKAIPSCSGCYSTPKPGCYNNTCEVVVDNTVTHDATAEDLGDDVVSVHSTDGSNPGRVVTVSHFLFVCAPHYILKGLANGAKGMAGLGRTHISLPSQFSAAFSFPKKFAICLSSSTSSNGVLFFGDGPYKFLLNVDASTILMYTKLFVNPVSNARLYYSGDDSVEYYIGVNSIKVNDKAVSLNTTLLSINSKTGYGGTKISTVNPYTVMETSIYKAVTQAFIEAAASRNITRVAGVSPFGVCFSSKNVGSTRVGPAVPWIDLVLESESLYWRIFGANSMVEVTNDVLCLGFLDGGSNPRTSIVIGGYQLEDNLLQFDVAKSRLGFTSSLLFRQTTCANFNFTSTA; encoded by the coding sequence ATGGCTTTCTCTCTGCGATTCAtgctcttttcttctctgcttcttcatcttctctttctcacttCTGAAGCAAAACAGTCCTACCGCCCCAAGGCCCTCGTCCTTCCAGTTTCCAAAGACGCTTCCACGCTACAATACCTAACCACCATCAATCAGAGAACTCCACTCGTTTCTGTCAATGTCGTCCTCGATTTAGGAGGTCAGGACCTATGGGTTGATTGCGATCAAGGTTACAACTCAACCACCTACCGCCCCGCCCGTTGCCACTCTTCCCAGTGCTCCCTCGCTAAGGCCATCCCCTCCTGCAGCGGTTGCTACTCTACTCCTAAACCTGGTTGCTACAACAACACCTGCGAAGTCGTCGTAGATAACACCGTCACTCACGACGCCACAGCGGAAGACCTTGGAGATGATGTGGTTTCCGTCCACTCCACCGATGGGTCCAACCCGGGTCGGGTCGTTACCGTATCTCACTTCCTTTTCGTCTGTGCTCCTCACTATATCTTGAAAGGCCTTGCGAACGGCGCCAAGGGAATGGCCGGACTCGGTCGGACCCACATCTCTTTACCGTCTCAATTCTCCGCCGCTTTTAGCTTCCCCAAGAAATTCGCAATCTGTCTCTCCTCTTCTACCTCATCCAACGGTGTCTTATTCTTCGGTGATGGGCCCTACAAATTCCTCCTGAACGTTGATGCCTCCACCATTCTTATGTACACCAAGCTCTTCGTCAACCCTGTCAGCAACGCAAGGCTTTACTATTCGGGTGATGATTCGGTGGAGTACTATATTGGAGTCAACTCCATTAAAGTCAACGATAAGGCCGTGTCTCTTAATACGACCTTGTTGTCCATCAACAGCAAAACCGGCTACGGTGGAACCAAGATCAGCACCGTCAATCCCTACACCGTGATGGAGACGTCCATATACAAGGCCGTGACCCAGGCTTTCATTGAAGCCGCTGCTTCGAGGAACATCACCAGAGTAGCGGGTGTGTCCCCATTTGGAGTGTGCTTCAGCTCCAAAAACGTCGGTAGCACCCGAGTAGGACCAGCGGTGCCGTGGATCGATCTGGTGCTTGAGAGTGAAAGCTTGTACTGGAGGATATTCGGGGCAAACTCGATGGTGGAGGTGACCAACGATGTGCTCTGTCTTGGGTTCCTAGATGGAGGGTCCAACCCAAGGACGTCTATAGTGATAGGTGGGTATCAGCTGGAGGATAACCTTCTACAGTTCGATGTGGCCAAGTCCAGGCTTGGGTTCACTTCGTCTCTTCTCTTCAGACAAACCACTTGTGCCAATTTCAACTTCACTTCCACCGCTTGA
- the LOC122091315 gene encoding probable aspartic proteinase GIP2 — translation MAFSLRFMLFLSSLFLASSISDAKHYSSYRPKALVLPISKDASTLQYVTSINQRTPLVSVKVVVDLGGQSLWVDCDQTYHSSSYRPARCHSSQCSLAKSRSCTQCYLAPHFRPGCNNNTCDIFVENTLTHTASGGNLGDDVVSIQSTDGSNPGRVVTVSQFLFACDTTTLSQGLAKGAKGIAGLGRSHISLPSQFSAAFSFPKKFAICLSSSSTSTSSNGVLFFGNGPYKFLPDVDASTILIYTKLFINPVSTSMLYFTGDASVEYFIGVNSIKVNDKAVSLNTSLLSIDSSNGYGGTKISTVDPYTVMETSIYKAVTQAFIEAAASMKITRVSAVSPFGLCFSSKSIHGTRGGAAVPTIDLVLESESVYWRIFGANSMVEVSNDVLCLGFVDGGYNPRTSIVIGGYQLEDNLLQFDLANSRLGFSSSLLFSETTCANFNFTSTA, via the coding sequence ATGGCTTTCTCTCTCCGATTCATGCTCTTCttatcttctctcttcctcGCTTCTTCTATCTCCGATGCAAAACACTACTCCTCCTACCGCCCCAAGGCCCTTGTTCTTCCAATCTCCAAAGATGCTTCCACACTACAATATGTAACCAGTATCAATCAGAGGACACCACTCGTGTCCGTCAAAGTCGTCGTGGATTTGGGAGGTCAGTCCCTCTGGGTTGATTGCGATCAAACCTACCACTCATCCTCCTACCGCCCCGCCCGTTGCCACTCTTCCCAGTGCTCCCTCGCTAAGTCCCGCTCCTGCACCCAATGCTACTTAGCTCCTCATTTTAGGCCCGGTTGCAACAACAACACCTGCGATATCTTCGTTGAGAACACCCTCACTCACACTGCCTCTGGTGGAAACCTTGGGGATGATGTGGTCTCCATCCAATCCACCGATGGATCCAACCCAGGTCGTGTCGTCACCGTATCTCAATTCCTCTTCGCCTGCGATACCACCACTCTCTCCCAAGGCCTCGCGAAGGGCGCCAAGGGAATAGCCGGATTAGGTCGCAGCCACATCTCTTTACCTTCTCAGTTCTCCGCCGCTTTTAGCTTCCCCAAGAAATTCGCAATctgtctctcctcctcctccacctccacctcatcGAACGGTGTCTTATTCTTCGGTAATGGGCCCTACAAATTCCTCCCGGACGTTGATGCCTCCACCATTCTCATCTACACCAAGCTCTTCATCAACCCCGTCAGCACCTCAATGCTTTATTTCACAGGTGATGCTTCGGTGGAGTACTTCATCGGAGTCAACTCCATCAAAGTCAACGACAAGGCCGTGTCTCTAAATACATCCTTGTTGTCCATCGACAGTAGCAATGGTTACGGTGGGACCAAGATCAGCACCGTCGATCCCTACACCGTGATGGAGACCTCCATATACAAGGCCGTGACACAGGCTTTCATTGAGGCTGCTGCTTCCATGAAAATCACTAGGGTTTCGGCAGTGTCACCTTTTGGTCTGTGCTTCAGCTCCAAGAGCATCCACGGCACTCGAGGAGGAGCGGCGGTGCCGACGATCGATCTGGTGCTGGAGAGTGAGAGCGTGTACTGGAGGATATTCGGGGCAAACTCGATGGTGGAGGTGAGCAACGATGTGCTCTGTCTTGGGTTCGTCGATGGAGGATACAACCCTAGGACATCTATAGTGATAGGTGGGTATCAGCTGGAGGACAACCTTCTACAGTTCGATCTGGCCAACTCCAGGCTTGGGTTCAGTTCGTCTCTTCTCTTCAGCGAAACCACTTGCGCCAATTTCAACTTCACTTCCACTGCTTGa
- the LOC122091348 gene encoding probable aspartic proteinase GIP2: protein MAFSLRFMLLLSSLFLASSIADAKHYSSYRPKALVLPISKDASTLQYVTTINQRTPLVSVKVVVDLGGQSLWVDCDHSYHSSSYSPARCHSSQCSLAKSHYCSQCYLAPHFRPGCNNNTCDINVENTLTHTASSGNLGDDVVSIQSTDGSNPGRVVTVSQFLFACDTTTLSQGLAKGAKGIAGLGRSHISLPSQFSAVFSFPKKFAICLSSSTSANGVLFFGDGPYKFLPDVDASSILIYTKLFINPISTSMLYYTGDASVEYFIGVNSIKVNDKAVSLNTSLLSIDSSNGYGGTKISTVDPYTVMETSIYKAVTQAFIEAAASMNITRVSAVSPFGLCFSSKSIHGTRGGAAVPTIDLVLESESVYWRIFGANSMVEVSNDVLCLGFVDGGYNPRTSIVIGGYQLEDNLLQFDVAKSRLGFSSSLLFSETTCANFNFTSTA, encoded by the coding sequence ATGGCTTTCTCTCTCCGATTCATGCTCCTCttatcttctctcttcctcGCTTCTTCCATCGCCGATGCAAAACACTACTCCTCCTACCGCCCCAAGGCCCTTGTTCTTCCAATCTCCAAAGATGCTTCCACACTACAATATGTAACCACTATCAATCAGAGGACACCACTAGTGTCCGTCAAAGTCGTCGTGGATTTGGGAGGTCAGTCCCTCTGGGTTGATTGCGATCATAGCTACCACTCATCCTCCTACAGCCCCGCCCGTTGCCACTCTTCCCAGTGCTCCCTCGCTAAGTCCCACTACTGCAGCCAATGCTACTTAGCTCCTCATTTTAGGCCAGGTTGCAATAACAACACCTGCGATATCAACGTAGAAAACACCCTCACTCACACTGCCTCTAGTGGAAACCTTGGGGATGATGTGGTCTCCATCCAATCCACCGATGGATCCAACCCAGGTCGTGTCGTCACCGTATCTCAATTCCTCTTCGCCTGCGATACCACCACTCTCTCCCAAGGCCTCGCGAAGGGCGCCAAGGGAATAGCCGGATTAGGTCGCAGCCACATCTCTTTACCTTCTCAGTTCTCCGCAGTTTTTAGCTTCCCCAAGAAATTCGCAATCTGCCTCTCCTCCTCCACCTCAGCCAATGGTGTCTTATTCTTCGGTGATGGGCCCTACAAATTCCTCCCGGACGTTGATGCCTCCTCCATTCTCATCTACACCAAGCTCTTCATCAACCCTATCAGCACCTCAATGCTTTATTACACAGGTGATGCTTCGGTGGAGTACTTCATCGGAGTCAACTCCATCAAAGTCAACGACAAGGCCGTGTCTCTAAATACATCCTTGTTGTCCATCGACAGTAGCAACGGCTACGGTGGGACCAAGATCAGCACCGTCGATCCCTACACCGTGATGGAGACCTCCATATACAAGGCCGTGACACAGGCTTTCATTGAGGCCGCTGCTTCCATGAACATCACTAGGGTTTCGGCAGTGTCACCTTTTGGTCTGTGCTTCAGCTCCAAGAGCATCCACGGCACTCGAGGAGGAGCGGCGGTGCCGACGATCGATCTGGTGCTGGAGAGTGAGAGCGTGTACTGGAGGATATTCGGGGCAAACTCGATGGTGGAGGTGAGCAACGATGTGCTCTGTCTTGGGTTCGTAGATGGAGGATACAACCCTAGGACATCTATAGTGATAGGTGGGTATCAGCTGGAGGACAACCTTCTACAGTTCGATGTGGCCAAGTCCAGGCTTGGGTTCAgttcatctcttctcttcagCGAAACCACTTGCGCCAATTTCAACTTCACTTCCACTGCTTGA